From Stigmatopora argus isolate UIUO_Sarg chromosome 14, RoL_Sarg_1.0, whole genome shotgun sequence, the proteins below share one genomic window:
- the rfx1a gene encoding MHC class II regulatory factor RFX1a isoform X4: MATSGYVGEIQPATPSQGTVVTSGQPDASTTPATTSQFLSEIQTTVVTPTVVTPTAQSAPTEQATSISSQKPNAGSQTQSAAQTQPTQTHYVTAEIQGSPTQSGNGQSAPQYIVVTVTEGSLHSSDSVSDSSSPPAVVQTGVPTQVVQQVQTAQQRSVVQTTSQIAKTEPSAQLSVASLQPVHISPEQQQLTPVQVQHVYTNQVQYVEGGDSNYTTSTIRSSTFPYSDTALYTQSSAGQYYEGQPTSDTQASTPGTPLTVSVTTGTTGAVSMFVAQPSSATGGGATVVSTGGTTNGSGDGTGSNGGGAGSYVIQGGYMLGSSSSSSSSSGGSAGNSQSYSHTARASPATVSITEGEESSVPSADKKVQWLLDNYETAEGVSLPRSTLYCHYLLHCQEQKLEPVNAASFGKLIRSVFMGLRTRRLGTRGNSKYHYYGLRIKAGSSLLRLMEDQQHLAMRQQPFSQKQRLKPVHKVEGMTNGTASGVGQQQLQQQTSGQVDISTQVQQYQQFLDATRTLAEFPDIDIQGKPLPEGIQLDHIKSFQLLYREHCEAILDVMVNLQFTLVETLWKSFWRFSQNQAEDATLAVHDESEKRLPKSCLVLLCKYDPVLRWSRDCDNSLYQGLVEILIPDVLRPIPSALTQAIRNFAKSLESWLTNAMMNIPEEMVRIKVTSASAFAQTLRRYTSLNHLAQAARAVLQNTAQINQMLSDLNRVDFANVQEQASWVCRCEDRVVQRLEQDFKLTLQQQNSLEQWAAWLDGVVSQVLKPHQHSPTFPKAAKLFLLKWSFYSSMVIRDLTLRSAASFGSFHLIRLLYDEYMYYLIEHRVAQAKGETPIAVMGEFASLGRGLNMLDGDKEEEEEEEEESDDEGQELSLPSDTVVLGDESLEPPAKLARTDQRVLFTTGPADH, from the exons atggccacctcaGGCTATGTTGGCGAGATCCAGCCAGCAACACCATCTCAAGGAACTGTTGTCACATCTGGACAGCCTGATGCCAGCACCACTCCTGCAACTACATCTCAGTTCCTGTCCGAGATTCAAACCACCGTGGTCACCCCTACCGTTGTCACCCCTACGGCTCAAAGTGCACCCACAGAACAAGCCACTTCAATCAGCAGCCAAAAGCCAAATGCTGGCAGTCAAACCCAGTCAGCAGCCCAGACTCAGCCCACGCAGACACATTATGTGACAGCAGAAATCCAAGGCTCCCCCACACAGTCTGGAAATGGCCAAAGTGCTCCTCAGTACATCGTTGTTACCGTTACAG AGGGTTCCCTTCACTCAAGCGATAGTGTCTCAGACTCCAGTTCCCCTCCAGCTGTTGTGCAGACAGGGGTACCCACACAAGTTGTTCAACAGGTCCAAACAGCCCAACAG AGGTCTGTGGTCCAGACCACCTCTCAAATAGCCAAGACTGAGCCTAGTGCACAGCTCAGTGTTGCCAGTCTACAACCAGTTCATATAAGCCCAGAG caacagCAGCTCACACCAGTGCAAGTTCAACATGTGTATACCAATCAAGTGCAGTATGTGGAAGGAGGCGATAGCAACTACACCACAAGCACTAT TCGTTCCAGCACTTTCCCTTACAGTGACACAGCCTTGTACACCCAGTCCAGCGCTGGCCAGTACTATGAAGGTCAGCCGACCTCAGACACACAGGCCTCTACCCCTGGCACACCTCTTACCGTCTCCGTGACCACTGGGACAACAGGCGCCGTGTCCATGTTTGTGGCTCAGCCTAGCAGTGCAACAGGGGGAGGGGCCACCGTGGTATCCACAGGTGGTACCACAAATGGGTCAGGGGATGGGACAGGCTCTAATGGTGGTGGCGCAGGAAGTTATGTGATCCAGGGGGGTTACATGTtgggcagcagcagcagcagcagcagtagcagcGGCGGGTCGGCTGGCAACAGTCAGAGCTACTCGCACACAGCCCGCGCCTCCCCAGCCACTGTGAGTATAACAGAAGGCGAGGAGAGTAGCGTGCCGTCGGCAGACAAGAAG GTACAGTGGTTGCTGGACAACTATGAGACTGCTGAAGGAGTCAGTCTGCCACGCTCAACCCTCTACTGCCATTACCTGCTACATTGCCAAGAGCAGAAGCTGGAGCCTGTTAATGCTGCTTCTTTCGGGAAACTCATTCGATCTGTTTTCATGGGATTGCGTACACGACGCCTTGGTACACG GGGCAATTCTAAATACCACTATTATGGCCTAAGAATCAAGGCAGGTTCTTCTCTCCTGCGCCTGATGGAAGATCAGCAACATTTGGCTATGAGGCAGCAGCCCTTTTCTCAAAAACAGAG GTTGAAGCCTGTGCATAAAGTGGAGGGAATGACCAATGGGACAGCTTCGGGAGTAGGACAGCAGCAACTTCAACAGCAAACTTCTGGACAGGTGGACATCAGCACCCAGGTTCAGCAGTACCAGCAGTTTCTTG ATGCAACCAGAACACTGGCAGAGTTTCCAGATATTGACATCCAGGGGAAACCGCTACCCGAGGGTATTCAACTGGATCACATAAAGAGCTTTCAATTGCTCTACAGAGAACACTGTGAG GCCATACTAGATGTGATGGTCAATCTTCAATTTACCCTAGTGGAGACCTTGTGGAAAAGCTTCTGGAGGTTCAGTCAGAATCAGGCTGAAGATGCTACATTGGCTGT TCATGACGAATCTGAGAAGCGTCTCCCAAAGTCTTGCCTGGTGCTGCTGTGCAAGTATGACCCAGTGCTGCGCTGGAGCCGTGACTGTGACAACAGTTTATATCAGGGCCTGGTGGAAATCCTTATCCCTGACGTTCTCAGGCCAATCCCCA GTGCCTTAACTCAAGCCATTCGGAATTTTGCCAAAAGCCTGGAAAGCTGGCTGACCAACGCAATGATGAATATCCCTGAGGAAATGGTTCGCATCAAG GTAACATCAGCCAGTGCATTTGCCCAGACACTGCGGCGCTACACCAGTCTCAACCATCTGGCGCAAGCGGCTCGTGCAGTGCTCCAGAACACTGCCCAGATCAACCAAATGCTCTCTGACCTCAACCGTGTTGACTTTGCTAATGTTCAG GAGCAGGCTTCATGGGTGTGTCGCTGTGAAGACCGCGTTGTCCAAAGACTGGAGCAAGACTTTAAGCTGACGCTCCAGCAGCAAAACTCTTTGGAGCAATGGGCTGCATGGCTGGATGGTGTGGTCTCCCAGGTTTTAAAACCCCACCAACACAGCCCTACCTTCCCTAAGGCTGCCAAGCTGTTCCTGCTCAAGTGGTCCTTTTACAG CTCCATGGTGATTCGGGACCTGACCCTGCGCAGTGCTGCCAGTTTCGGCTCTTTTCACTTGATCCGCCTTCTCTATGACGAATACATGTACTACCTGATCGAGCACAGAGTAGCCCAGGCTAAAGGAGAGACCCCCATTGCCGTTATGGGAGAG TTTGCCAGTTTAGGACGAGGACTAAACATGCTGGATGGTGACAAAG aagaagaagaggaggaagaagaggaaagtGATGATGAAGGTCAGGAGCTGTCCCTCCCGTCAGACACTGTGGTGTTAGGAGACGAGTCCCTGGAGCCTCCTGCCAAGCTGGCCAGAACAGACCAGAGGGTCCTCTTCACTACAGGACCAGCTGACCACTAA
- the rfx1a gene encoding MHC class II regulatory factor RFX1a isoform X8, whose product MATSGYVGEIQPATPSQGTVVTSGQPDASTTPATTSQFLSEIQTTVVTPTVVTPTAQSAPTEQATSISSQKPNAGSQTQSAAQTQPTQTHYVTAEIQGSPTQSGNGQSAPQYIVVTVTEGSLHSSDSVSDSSSPPAVVQTGVPTQVVQQVQTAQQRSVVQTTSQIAKTEPSAQLSVASLQPVHISPEQQQLTPVQVQHVYTNQVQYVEGGDSNYTTSTIRSSTFPYSDTALYTQSSAGQYYEGQPTSDTQASTPGTPLTVSVTTGTTGAVSMFVAQPSSATGGGATVVSTGGTTNGSGDGTGSNGGGAGSYVIQGGYMLGSSSSSSSSSGGSAGNSQSYSHTARASPATSPAFPLPVGQVQWLLDNYETAEGVSLPRSTLYCHYLLHCQEQKLEPVNAASFGKLIRSVFMGLRTRRLGTRGNSKYHYYGLRIKAGSSLLRLMEDQQHLAMRQQPFSQKQRLKPVHKVEGMTNGTASGVGQQQLQQQTSGQVDISTQVQQYQQFLDATRTLAEFPDIDIQGKPLPEGIQLDHIKSFQLLYREHCEAILDVMVNLQFTLVETLWKSFWRFSQNQAEDATLAVHDESEKRLPKSCLVLLCKYDPVLRWSRDCDNSLYQGLVEILIPDVLRPIPSALTQAIRNFAKSLESWLTNAMMNIPEEMVRIKVTSASAFAQTLRRYTSLNHLAQAARAVLQNTAQINQMLSDLNRVDFANVQEQASWVCRCEDRVVQRLEQDFKLTLQQQNSLEQWAAWLDGVVSQVLKPHQHSPTFPKAAKLFLLKWSFYSSMVIRDLTLRSAASFGSFHLIRLLYDEYMYYLIEHRVAQAKGETPIAVMGEFASLGRGLNMLDGDKEEEEEEEEESDDEGQELSLPSDTVVLGDESLEPPAKLARTDQRVLFTTGPADH is encoded by the exons atggccacctcaGGCTATGTTGGCGAGATCCAGCCAGCAACACCATCTCAAGGAACTGTTGTCACATCTGGACAGCCTGATGCCAGCACCACTCCTGCAACTACATCTCAGTTCCTGTCCGAGATTCAAACCACCGTGGTCACCCCTACCGTTGTCACCCCTACGGCTCAAAGTGCACCCACAGAACAAGCCACTTCAATCAGCAGCCAAAAGCCAAATGCTGGCAGTCAAACCCAGTCAGCAGCCCAGACTCAGCCCACGCAGACACATTATGTGACAGCAGAAATCCAAGGCTCCCCCACACAGTCTGGAAATGGCCAAAGTGCTCCTCAGTACATCGTTGTTACCGTTACAG AGGGTTCCCTTCACTCAAGCGATAGTGTCTCAGACTCCAGTTCCCCTCCAGCTGTTGTGCAGACAGGGGTACCCACACAAGTTGTTCAACAGGTCCAAACAGCCCAACAG AGGTCTGTGGTCCAGACCACCTCTCAAATAGCCAAGACTGAGCCTAGTGCACAGCTCAGTGTTGCCAGTCTACAACCAGTTCATATAAGCCCAGAG caacagCAGCTCACACCAGTGCAAGTTCAACATGTGTATACCAATCAAGTGCAGTATGTGGAAGGAGGCGATAGCAACTACACCACAAGCACTAT TCGTTCCAGCACTTTCCCTTACAGTGACACAGCCTTGTACACCCAGTCCAGCGCTGGCCAGTACTATGAAGGTCAGCCGACCTCAGACACACAGGCCTCTACCCCTGGCACACCTCTTACCGTCTCCGTGACCACTGGGACAACAGGCGCCGTGTCCATGTTTGTGGCTCAGCCTAGCAGTGCAACAGGGGGAGGGGCCACCGTGGTATCCACAGGTGGTACCACAAATGGGTCAGGGGATGGGACAGGCTCTAATGGTGGTGGCGCAGGAAGTTATGTGATCCAGGGGGGTTACATGTtgggcagcagcagcagcagcagcagtagcagcGGCGGGTCGGCTGGCAACAGTCAGAGCTACTCGCACACAGCCCGCGCCTCCCCAGCCACT TCTCCTGCTTTTCCTTTGCCTGTCGGTCAGGTACAGTGGTTGCTGGACAACTATGAGACTGCTGAAGGAGTCAGTCTGCCACGCTCAACCCTCTACTGCCATTACCTGCTACATTGCCAAGAGCAGAAGCTGGAGCCTGTTAATGCTGCTTCTTTCGGGAAACTCATTCGATCTGTTTTCATGGGATTGCGTACACGACGCCTTGGTACACG GGGCAATTCTAAATACCACTATTATGGCCTAAGAATCAAGGCAGGTTCTTCTCTCCTGCGCCTGATGGAAGATCAGCAACATTTGGCTATGAGGCAGCAGCCCTTTTCTCAAAAACAGAG GTTGAAGCCTGTGCATAAAGTGGAGGGAATGACCAATGGGACAGCTTCGGGAGTAGGACAGCAGCAACTTCAACAGCAAACTTCTGGACAGGTGGACATCAGCACCCAGGTTCAGCAGTACCAGCAGTTTCTTG ATGCAACCAGAACACTGGCAGAGTTTCCAGATATTGACATCCAGGGGAAACCGCTACCCGAGGGTATTCAACTGGATCACATAAAGAGCTTTCAATTGCTCTACAGAGAACACTGTGAG GCCATACTAGATGTGATGGTCAATCTTCAATTTACCCTAGTGGAGACCTTGTGGAAAAGCTTCTGGAGGTTCAGTCAGAATCAGGCTGAAGATGCTACATTGGCTGT TCATGACGAATCTGAGAAGCGTCTCCCAAAGTCTTGCCTGGTGCTGCTGTGCAAGTATGACCCAGTGCTGCGCTGGAGCCGTGACTGTGACAACAGTTTATATCAGGGCCTGGTGGAAATCCTTATCCCTGACGTTCTCAGGCCAATCCCCA GTGCCTTAACTCAAGCCATTCGGAATTTTGCCAAAAGCCTGGAAAGCTGGCTGACCAACGCAATGATGAATATCCCTGAGGAAATGGTTCGCATCAAG GTAACATCAGCCAGTGCATTTGCCCAGACACTGCGGCGCTACACCAGTCTCAACCATCTGGCGCAAGCGGCTCGTGCAGTGCTCCAGAACACTGCCCAGATCAACCAAATGCTCTCTGACCTCAACCGTGTTGACTTTGCTAATGTTCAG GAGCAGGCTTCATGGGTGTGTCGCTGTGAAGACCGCGTTGTCCAAAGACTGGAGCAAGACTTTAAGCTGACGCTCCAGCAGCAAAACTCTTTGGAGCAATGGGCTGCATGGCTGGATGGTGTGGTCTCCCAGGTTTTAAAACCCCACCAACACAGCCCTACCTTCCCTAAGGCTGCCAAGCTGTTCCTGCTCAAGTGGTCCTTTTACAG CTCCATGGTGATTCGGGACCTGACCCTGCGCAGTGCTGCCAGTTTCGGCTCTTTTCACTTGATCCGCCTTCTCTATGACGAATACATGTACTACCTGATCGAGCACAGAGTAGCCCAGGCTAAAGGAGAGACCCCCATTGCCGTTATGGGAGAG TTTGCCAGTTTAGGACGAGGACTAAACATGCTGGATGGTGACAAAG aagaagaagaggaggaagaagaggaaagtGATGATGAAGGTCAGGAGCTGTCCCTCCCGTCAGACACTGTGGTGTTAGGAGACGAGTCCCTGGAGCCTCCTGCCAAGCTGGCCAGAACAGACCAGAGGGTCCTCTTCACTACAGGACCAGCTGACCACTAA
- the rfx1a gene encoding MHC class II regulatory factor RFX1a isoform X5, which translates to MATSGYVGEIQPATPSQGTVVTSGQPDASTTPATTSQFLSEIQTTVVTPTVVTPTAQSAPTEQATSISSQKPNAGSQTQSAAQTQPTQTHYVTAEIQGSPTQSGNGQSAPQYIVVTVTAEGSLHSSDSVSDSSSPPAVVQTGVPTQVVQQVQTAQQRSVVQTTSQIAKTEPSAQLSVASLQPVHISPEQQQLTPVQVQHVYTNQVQYVEGGDSNYTTSTIRSSTFPYSDTALYTQSSAGQYYEGQPTSDTQASTPGTPLTVSVTTGTTGAVSMFVAQPSSATGGGATVVSTGGTTNGSGDGTGSNGGGAGSYVIQGGYMLGSSSSSSSSSGGSAGNSQSYSHTARASPATVSITEGEESSVPSADKKWLLDNYETAEGVSLPRSTLYCHYLLHCQEQKLEPVNAASFGKLIRSVFMGLRTRRLGTRGNSKYHYYGLRIKAGSSLLRLMEDQQHLAMRQQPFSQKQSRLKPVHKVEGMTNGTASGVGQQQLQQQTSGQVDISTQVQQYQQFLDATRTLAEFPDIDIQGKPLPEGIQLDHIKSFQLLYREHCEAILDVMVNLQFTLVETLWKSFWRFSQNQAEDATLAVHDESEKRLPKSCLVLLCKYDPVLRWSRDCDNSLYQGLVEILIPDVLRPIPSALTQAIRNFAKSLESWLTNAMMNIPEEMVRIKVTSASAFAQTLRRYTSLNHLAQAARAVLQNTAQINQMLSDLNRVDFANVQEQASWVCRCEDRVVQRLEQDFKLTLQQQNSLEQWAAWLDGVVSQVLKPHQHSPTFPKAAKLFLLKWSFYSSMVIRDLTLRSAASFGSFHLIRLLYDEYMYYLIEHRVAQAKGETPIAVMGEFASLGRGLNMLDGDKEEEEEEEEESDDEGQELSLPSDTVVLGDESLEPPAKLARTDQRVLFTTGPADH; encoded by the exons atggccacctcaGGCTATGTTGGCGAGATCCAGCCAGCAACACCATCTCAAGGAACTGTTGTCACATCTGGACAGCCTGATGCCAGCACCACTCCTGCAACTACATCTCAGTTCCTGTCCGAGATTCAAACCACCGTGGTCACCCCTACCGTTGTCACCCCTACGGCTCAAAGTGCACCCACAGAACAAGCCACTTCAATCAGCAGCCAAAAGCCAAATGCTGGCAGTCAAACCCAGTCAGCAGCCCAGACTCAGCCCACGCAGACACATTATGTGACAGCAGAAATCCAAGGCTCCCCCACACAGTCTGGAAATGGCCAAAGTGCTCCTCAGTACATCGTTGTTACCGTTACAG CAGAGGGTTCCCTTCACTCAAGCGATAGTGTCTCAGACTCCAGTTCCCCTCCAGCTGTTGTGCAGACAGGGGTACCCACACAAGTTGTTCAACAGGTCCAAACAGCCCAACAG AGGTCTGTGGTCCAGACCACCTCTCAAATAGCCAAGACTGAGCCTAGTGCACAGCTCAGTGTTGCCAGTCTACAACCAGTTCATATAAGCCCAGAG caacagCAGCTCACACCAGTGCAAGTTCAACATGTGTATACCAATCAAGTGCAGTATGTGGAAGGAGGCGATAGCAACTACACCACAAGCACTAT TCGTTCCAGCACTTTCCCTTACAGTGACACAGCCTTGTACACCCAGTCCAGCGCTGGCCAGTACTATGAAGGTCAGCCGACCTCAGACACACAGGCCTCTACCCCTGGCACACCTCTTACCGTCTCCGTGACCACTGGGACAACAGGCGCCGTGTCCATGTTTGTGGCTCAGCCTAGCAGTGCAACAGGGGGAGGGGCCACCGTGGTATCCACAGGTGGTACCACAAATGGGTCAGGGGATGGGACAGGCTCTAATGGTGGTGGCGCAGGAAGTTATGTGATCCAGGGGGGTTACATGTtgggcagcagcagcagcagcagcagtagcagcGGCGGGTCGGCTGGCAACAGTCAGAGCTACTCGCACACAGCCCGCGCCTCCCCAGCCACTGTGAGTATAACAGAAGGCGAGGAGAGTAGCGTGCCGTCGGCAGACAAGAAG TGGTTGCTGGACAACTATGAGACTGCTGAAGGAGTCAGTCTGCCACGCTCAACCCTCTACTGCCATTACCTGCTACATTGCCAAGAGCAGAAGCTGGAGCCTGTTAATGCTGCTTCTTTCGGGAAACTCATTCGATCTGTTTTCATGGGATTGCGTACACGACGCCTTGGTACACG GGGCAATTCTAAATACCACTATTATGGCCTAAGAATCAAGGCAGGTTCTTCTCTCCTGCGCCTGATGGAAGATCAGCAACATTTGGCTATGAGGCAGCAGCCCTTTTCTCAAAAACAGAG CAGGTTGAAGCCTGTGCATAAAGTGGAGGGAATGACCAATGGGACAGCTTCGGGAGTAGGACAGCAGCAACTTCAACAGCAAACTTCTGGACAGGTGGACATCAGCACCCAGGTTCAGCAGTACCAGCAGTTTCTTG ATGCAACCAGAACACTGGCAGAGTTTCCAGATATTGACATCCAGGGGAAACCGCTACCCGAGGGTATTCAACTGGATCACATAAAGAGCTTTCAATTGCTCTACAGAGAACACTGTGAG GCCATACTAGATGTGATGGTCAATCTTCAATTTACCCTAGTGGAGACCTTGTGGAAAAGCTTCTGGAGGTTCAGTCAGAATCAGGCTGAAGATGCTACATTGGCTGT TCATGACGAATCTGAGAAGCGTCTCCCAAAGTCTTGCCTGGTGCTGCTGTGCAAGTATGACCCAGTGCTGCGCTGGAGCCGTGACTGTGACAACAGTTTATATCAGGGCCTGGTGGAAATCCTTATCCCTGACGTTCTCAGGCCAATCCCCA GTGCCTTAACTCAAGCCATTCGGAATTTTGCCAAAAGCCTGGAAAGCTGGCTGACCAACGCAATGATGAATATCCCTGAGGAAATGGTTCGCATCAAG GTAACATCAGCCAGTGCATTTGCCCAGACACTGCGGCGCTACACCAGTCTCAACCATCTGGCGCAAGCGGCTCGTGCAGTGCTCCAGAACACTGCCCAGATCAACCAAATGCTCTCTGACCTCAACCGTGTTGACTTTGCTAATGTTCAG GAGCAGGCTTCATGGGTGTGTCGCTGTGAAGACCGCGTTGTCCAAAGACTGGAGCAAGACTTTAAGCTGACGCTCCAGCAGCAAAACTCTTTGGAGCAATGGGCTGCATGGCTGGATGGTGTGGTCTCCCAGGTTTTAAAACCCCACCAACACAGCCCTACCTTCCCTAAGGCTGCCAAGCTGTTCCTGCTCAAGTGGTCCTTTTACAG CTCCATGGTGATTCGGGACCTGACCCTGCGCAGTGCTGCCAGTTTCGGCTCTTTTCACTTGATCCGCCTTCTCTATGACGAATACATGTACTACCTGATCGAGCACAGAGTAGCCCAGGCTAAAGGAGAGACCCCCATTGCCGTTATGGGAGAG TTTGCCAGTTTAGGACGAGGACTAAACATGCTGGATGGTGACAAAG aagaagaagaggaggaagaagaggaaagtGATGATGAAGGTCAGGAGCTGTCCCTCCCGTCAGACACTGTGGTGTTAGGAGACGAGTCCCTGGAGCCTCCTGCCAAGCTGGCCAGAACAGACCAGAGGGTCCTCTTCACTACAGGACCAGCTGACCACTAA
- the rfx1a gene encoding MHC class II regulatory factor RFX1a isoform X12, which translates to MATSGYVGEIQPATPSQGTVVTSGQPDASTTPATTSQFLSEIQTTVVTPTVVTPTAQSAPTEQATSISSQKPNAGSQTQSAAQTQPTQTHYVTAEIQGSPTQSGNGQSAPQYIVVTVTEGSLHSSDSVSDSSSPPAVVQTGVPTQVVQQVQTAQQRSVVQTTSQIAKTEPSAQLSVASLQPVHISPEQQQLTPVQVQHVYTNQVQYVEGGDSNYTTSTIRSSTFPYSDTALYTQSSAGQYYEGQPTSDTQASTPGTPLTVSVTTGTTGAVSMFVAQPSSATGGGATVVSTGGTTNGSGDGTGSNGGGAGSYVIQGGYMLGSSSSSSSSSGGSAGNSQSYSHTARASPATVQWLLDNYETAEGVSLPRSTLYCHYLLHCQEQKLEPVNAASFGKLIRSVFMGLRTRRLGTRGNSKYHYYGLRIKAGSSLLRLMEDQQHLAMRQQPFSQKQRLKPVHKVEGMTNGTASGVGQQQLQQQTSGQVDISTQVQQYQQFLDATRTLAEFPDIDIQGKPLPEGIQLDHIKSFQLLYREHCEAILDVMVNLQFTLVETLWKSFWRFSQNQAEDATLAVHDESEKRLPKSCLVLLCKYDPVLRWSRDCDNSLYQGLVEILIPDVLRPIPSALTQAIRNFAKSLESWLTNAMMNIPEEMVRIKVTSASAFAQTLRRYTSLNHLAQAARAVLQNTAQINQMLSDLNRVDFANVQEQASWVCRCEDRVVQRLEQDFKLTLQQQNSLEQWAAWLDGVVSQVLKPHQHSPTFPKAAKLFLLKWSFYSSMVIRDLTLRSAASFGSFHLIRLLYDEYMYYLIEHRVAQAKGETPIAVMGEFASLGRGLNMLDGDKEEEEEEEEESDDEGQELSLPSDTVVLGDESLEPPAKLARTDQRVLFTTGPADH; encoded by the exons atggccacctcaGGCTATGTTGGCGAGATCCAGCCAGCAACACCATCTCAAGGAACTGTTGTCACATCTGGACAGCCTGATGCCAGCACCACTCCTGCAACTACATCTCAGTTCCTGTCCGAGATTCAAACCACCGTGGTCACCCCTACCGTTGTCACCCCTACGGCTCAAAGTGCACCCACAGAACAAGCCACTTCAATCAGCAGCCAAAAGCCAAATGCTGGCAGTCAAACCCAGTCAGCAGCCCAGACTCAGCCCACGCAGACACATTATGTGACAGCAGAAATCCAAGGCTCCCCCACACAGTCTGGAAATGGCCAAAGTGCTCCTCAGTACATCGTTGTTACCGTTACAG AGGGTTCCCTTCACTCAAGCGATAGTGTCTCAGACTCCAGTTCCCCTCCAGCTGTTGTGCAGACAGGGGTACCCACACAAGTTGTTCAACAGGTCCAAACAGCCCAACAG AGGTCTGTGGTCCAGACCACCTCTCAAATAGCCAAGACTGAGCCTAGTGCACAGCTCAGTGTTGCCAGTCTACAACCAGTTCATATAAGCCCAGAG caacagCAGCTCACACCAGTGCAAGTTCAACATGTGTATACCAATCAAGTGCAGTATGTGGAAGGAGGCGATAGCAACTACACCACAAGCACTAT TCGTTCCAGCACTTTCCCTTACAGTGACACAGCCTTGTACACCCAGTCCAGCGCTGGCCAGTACTATGAAGGTCAGCCGACCTCAGACACACAGGCCTCTACCCCTGGCACACCTCTTACCGTCTCCGTGACCACTGGGACAACAGGCGCCGTGTCCATGTTTGTGGCTCAGCCTAGCAGTGCAACAGGGGGAGGGGCCACCGTGGTATCCACAGGTGGTACCACAAATGGGTCAGGGGATGGGACAGGCTCTAATGGTGGTGGCGCAGGAAGTTATGTGATCCAGGGGGGTTACATGTtgggcagcagcagcagcagcagcagtagcagcGGCGGGTCGGCTGGCAACAGTCAGAGCTACTCGCACACAGCCCGCGCCTCCCCAGCCACT GTACAGTGGTTGCTGGACAACTATGAGACTGCTGAAGGAGTCAGTCTGCCACGCTCAACCCTCTACTGCCATTACCTGCTACATTGCCAAGAGCAGAAGCTGGAGCCTGTTAATGCTGCTTCTTTCGGGAAACTCATTCGATCTGTTTTCATGGGATTGCGTACACGACGCCTTGGTACACG GGGCAATTCTAAATACCACTATTATGGCCTAAGAATCAAGGCAGGTTCTTCTCTCCTGCGCCTGATGGAAGATCAGCAACATTTGGCTATGAGGCAGCAGCCCTTTTCTCAAAAACAGAG GTTGAAGCCTGTGCATAAAGTGGAGGGAATGACCAATGGGACAGCTTCGGGAGTAGGACAGCAGCAACTTCAACAGCAAACTTCTGGACAGGTGGACATCAGCACCCAGGTTCAGCAGTACCAGCAGTTTCTTG ATGCAACCAGAACACTGGCAGAGTTTCCAGATATTGACATCCAGGGGAAACCGCTACCCGAGGGTATTCAACTGGATCACATAAAGAGCTTTCAATTGCTCTACAGAGAACACTGTGAG GCCATACTAGATGTGATGGTCAATCTTCAATTTACCCTAGTGGAGACCTTGTGGAAAAGCTTCTGGAGGTTCAGTCAGAATCAGGCTGAAGATGCTACATTGGCTGT TCATGACGAATCTGAGAAGCGTCTCCCAAAGTCTTGCCTGGTGCTGCTGTGCAAGTATGACCCAGTGCTGCGCTGGAGCCGTGACTGTGACAACAGTTTATATCAGGGCCTGGTGGAAATCCTTATCCCTGACGTTCTCAGGCCAATCCCCA GTGCCTTAACTCAAGCCATTCGGAATTTTGCCAAAAGCCTGGAAAGCTGGCTGACCAACGCAATGATGAATATCCCTGAGGAAATGGTTCGCATCAAG GTAACATCAGCCAGTGCATTTGCCCAGACACTGCGGCGCTACACCAGTCTCAACCATCTGGCGCAAGCGGCTCGTGCAGTGCTCCAGAACACTGCCCAGATCAACCAAATGCTCTCTGACCTCAACCGTGTTGACTTTGCTAATGTTCAG GAGCAGGCTTCATGGGTGTGTCGCTGTGAAGACCGCGTTGTCCAAAGACTGGAGCAAGACTTTAAGCTGACGCTCCAGCAGCAAAACTCTTTGGAGCAATGGGCTGCATGGCTGGATGGTGTGGTCTCCCAGGTTTTAAAACCCCACCAACACAGCCCTACCTTCCCTAAGGCTGCCAAGCTGTTCCTGCTCAAGTGGTCCTTTTACAG CTCCATGGTGATTCGGGACCTGACCCTGCGCAGTGCTGCCAGTTTCGGCTCTTTTCACTTGATCCGCCTTCTCTATGACGAATACATGTACTACCTGATCGAGCACAGAGTAGCCCAGGCTAAAGGAGAGACCCCCATTGCCGTTATGGGAGAG TTTGCCAGTTTAGGACGAGGACTAAACATGCTGGATGGTGACAAAG aagaagaagaggaggaagaagaggaaagtGATGATGAAGGTCAGGAGCTGTCCCTCCCGTCAGACACTGTGGTGTTAGGAGACGAGTCCCTGGAGCCTCCTGCCAAGCTGGCCAGAACAGACCAGAGGGTCCTCTTCACTACAGGACCAGCTGACCACTAA